A portion of the Oxynema aestuarii AP17 genome contains these proteins:
- a CDS encoding class I SAM-dependent methyltransferase, producing MTQTKISTDLYSGDRRIEQTCPNCGHSHLSTFYEVKQVPVHSCLMMPNEAEALNFPCGDVLLAFCDRCGFITNLKFDSKWSAYAPNYEDQQSFSPTFNKFAIQLADRLIEKYDLHNKNILEIGCSKGDFLILLCERGNNRGVGIDPSVVPGRVQSEAADRITFIQDYYQEKHAEYVGDFICCRHTLEHIQPTSEFIKIVRRSIGDRTDIPVFFEIPDTVRVLKELAFEDIYYEHCSYFTPGSLARLFRNSGFEVTDLYRDYGDQYLMIEALPIAESKSEKVHPFEESLEELTQQVQYFASHIQEKLDIWRDRLSQLQAENKKVVVWGSGSKCVAFLTTLDTLDKIQYVVDINPHRHGKFIPGVGKSIVSPEFLKDYQPDAIVVMNAIYCNEIQEMLDRMGVRAELMAL from the coding sequence ATGACTCAAACGAAAATCAGCACCGATCTCTACTCTGGCGATCGCCGGATCGAACAGACTTGTCCGAATTGCGGTCATTCCCATTTATCGACCTTTTACGAAGTCAAACAGGTTCCCGTTCACAGTTGTTTGATGATGCCCAATGAGGCAGAAGCCTTGAATTTTCCTTGTGGGGATGTCCTGCTCGCTTTTTGCGATCGGTGTGGGTTTATTACCAATTTAAAATTTGACTCGAAGTGGTCGGCTTACGCTCCCAATTACGAAGATCAACAAAGCTTTTCGCCAACCTTTAATAAATTTGCCATTCAGCTCGCAGATCGCCTGATTGAAAAATACGATTTACATAACAAAAACATCCTCGAAATCGGCTGTAGTAAAGGCGATTTTCTGATTTTACTTTGCGAACGTGGCAACAACCGAGGGGTGGGAATCGATCCGAGCGTGGTTCCCGGACGAGTGCAAAGTGAAGCCGCCGATCGCATTACGTTCATTCAAGATTACTACCAGGAAAAACACGCCGAGTATGTCGGCGATTTCATTTGCTGTCGCCACACCCTCGAACACATTCAACCAACCTCTGAATTTATTAAAATCGTTCGGCGCTCGATCGGCGATCGCACCGATATTCCCGTATTTTTTGAGATTCCCGATACCGTTCGCGTCCTCAAAGAACTCGCTTTTGAAGATATTTATTACGAGCATTGTTCCTATTTCACCCCGGGTTCTCTCGCCCGACTCTTTCGTAATTCCGGTTTCGAGGTCACCGATTTGTATCGAGATTACGGCGATCAATATTTAATGATTGAAGCTTTACCCATTGCCGAATCAAAATCGGAAAAAGTTCATCCTTTTGAAGAGAGTCTAGAGGAACTCACCCAACAAGTCCAATATTTTGCCAGTCACATTCAAGAAAAACTTGATATTTGGCGCGATCGCCTGTCGCAACTGCAAGCAGAAAATAAAAAAGTAGTAGTCTGGGGATCGGGTTCCAAATGTGTCGCCTTTCTGACAACTTTAGACACCTTAGATAAGATTCAGTACGTCGTCGATATCAATCCCCACCGACACGGTAAATTCATTCCAGGCGTGGGCAAATCGATCGTCTCTCCAGAGTTTTTAAAAGACTATCAACCCGATGCGATCGTGGTGATGAATGCTATTTATTGCAATGAAATTCAAGAAATGCTAGATCGTATGGGAGTTCGTGCCGAACTGATGGCCTTATAG
- a CDS encoding glycosyltransferase, with product MQYPIYFYIPKSCWPETIPEDVDRHWDMFIVGPYNWTLQTYCRLKSYGFGCELVDRMPSKGIVFTHRDYLDDGFQPSSHLLLVCLQADRFPHPYAQIHIVQNPKQVVTRSNKFGSKYFLPHWPQPGLIPRDPNRGDRFENLGYFGVEKQLAPELLEPSYQEKLNQLGLKNCTINTEHTNQQYRWNDYSQIDLFVAVRSFRKREEYLRKPATKLYGAWHAGVPAILGYESAYRAERQSELDYIEVASVKELLTAIERLRDDLPWRKAIIENGKQRAKETEPTHLTERWIEAIETVAIPMYEAWCSESESARQQFFKNNYLTLIQNKIERSAKEISSKAGNLIQRLKIS from the coding sequence ATGCAATATCCAATTTACTTTTACATCCCTAAATCCTGTTGGCCTGAAACCATTCCGGAAGATGTCGATCGCCATTGGGATATGTTTATTGTAGGGCCGTACAATTGGACGTTGCAAACTTATTGCCGCCTAAAAAGTTATGGATTTGGATGCGAACTGGTCGATCGAATGCCATCAAAGGGGATTGTTTTTACCCACCGGGATTATTTAGATGATGGTTTTCAGCCCAGTTCGCACCTCCTTTTAGTCTGTCTACAAGCCGATCGCTTTCCCCATCCTTACGCACAAATTCACATCGTACAAAATCCCAAACAAGTTGTAACAAGATCCAACAAGTTTGGGAGTAAATATTTTCTACCCCACTGGCCCCAACCCGGATTAATTCCACGGGATCCCAACCGGGGCGATCGATTTGAAAATCTGGGATATTTTGGGGTTGAAAAACAACTGGCTCCCGAACTTTTAGAGCCTTCTTATCAAGAAAAGTTAAATCAACTCGGCTTGAAAAACTGCACCATCAACACCGAACATACAAACCAGCAATATCGCTGGAATGATTATTCACAAATCGATTTATTTGTGGCCGTTCGTAGTTTTAGAAAACGGGAAGAATATCTTCGCAAACCCGCTACCAAACTGTACGGAGCTTGGCACGCAGGAGTCCCCGCCATTCTCGGATATGAGTCCGCTTATCGGGCCGAACGTCAGAGCGAACTCGACTATATCGAGGTAGCTTCTGTAAAAGAATTGTTGACGGCGATCGAGCGATTGCGAGATGATTTACCATGGCGCAAAGCCATCATTGAAAATGGCAAACAAAGAGCCAAAGAAACCGAACCCACACATCTCACCGAACGTTGGATCGAGGCGATCGAAACTGTTGCTATTCCCATGTACGAAGCCTGGTGTTCGGAGTCGGAATCTGCCAGACAGCAATTTTTCAAAAATAATTATTTAACTTTGATTCAAAACAAAATAGAAAGGAGTGCTAAAGAAATCAGTAGTAAAGCTGGAAATTTAATTCAAAGACTTAAAATCTCTTAA
- a CDS encoding glycosyltransferase family 2 protein, translating to MSCDRLPRLIVGLPVYNGDDFLEDSLKGLLSQTYTDFKLVISDNGSTDKTQQICQNYAAQDSRIDYHRHEVNRGAAWNYNYAFEVDRSEYFKWAAHDDICQPEYLERCVEILDRYPSVVLAYPRTRFIDERGELIRPEYTDDLNLRQSKPHQRYGQYLDVLYRSGPQGCSKISPIWGVMRTEILRKTPLIGNYNASDLTLLSELALWGEFFEIPEYLFLRREHAGQSVKAHRSASERAAWFDPTNKRVTLPTWERFGHFLRAIDRVNLSWSEKVLCYLELRRWLLFSPMGWRKMGREVKMSLLDYLEYQKRRNTANIKN from the coding sequence ATGAGTTGCGATCGCCTCCCTCGCTTAATTGTTGGCTTACCTGTTTACAACGGCGATGATTTTTTAGAAGACTCTTTAAAAGGGTTACTATCACAAACCTATACAGATTTTAAACTCGTTATTTCCGATAACGGTTCTACAGATAAAACCCAACAAATTTGTCAGAACTATGCCGCCCAAGATTCGCGAATTGACTACCACCGTCATGAGGTCAATCGGGGGGCAGCATGGAATTATAACTATGCCTTTGAAGTCGATCGAAGTGAATATTTTAAATGGGCAGCCCACGACGATATTTGTCAACCCGAATATCTCGAACGTTGCGTGGAAATCCTCGACCGCTATCCCTCTGTCGTCCTCGCTTATCCCCGAACTCGTTTCATCGACGAACGAGGGGAATTGATTCGACCGGAGTATACTGACGACTTAAATTTAAGACAATCCAAACCCCATCAACGCTACGGTCAATATTTAGATGTTCTCTATCGTAGCGGTCCGCAAGGCTGTTCTAAAATTAGTCCAATTTGGGGAGTAATGAGAACGGAAATTTTACGAAAAACTCCTTTAATTGGCAACTACAATGCATCGGATTTAACCTTATTGAGCGAACTTGCTCTCTGGGGGGAATTTTTTGAAATTCCCGAATACCTATTTCTCCGACGAGAACATGCAGGACAATCCGTTAAAGCTCATCGGAGTGCGTCCGAACGGGCCGCTTGGTTCGACCCTACGAATAAGCGCGTAACCCTACCAACTTGGGAACGTTTCGGTCACTTTCTTCGGGCGATCGATCGCGTAAATTTAAGCTGGAGTGAAAAAGTCTTATGTTATTTAGAATTGCGAAGATGGTTGTTGTTTTCTCCGATGGGATGGAGGAAAATGGGACGAGAAGTTAAAATGTCACTTCTGGATTATTTAGAATATCAAAAACGACGCAATACCGCAAATATCAAAAATTAA
- the lhgO gene encoding L-2-hydroxyglutarate oxidase has protein sequence MYDFTIIGGGIVGLSAALHLTQSYPNAKILVLEKEGEWAFHQTGNNSGVIHSGIYYKPGSFKAKFCRDGQRSMVEFCQKHGINYEICGKVIVATEAKELPLLDKLYQRGLDNGIPVAKISGEEVKEIEPYVNCLAGIRVESTGIVDYRGVCQKYVELVENWGGELRLNTKVEEIQHRSGELVIETNGGEFSTRFAINCAGLHSDRIALLEGVDPQAKIIPFRGEYYELKPEKRYLVKNLIYPVPNPDFPFLGVHFTRAIDGSVHAGPNAVLSFKREGYRKTDFDWQDFVEIMTYPGLWKLAAKYGNEGVKEIVRSLSKTVFVRSLQRLIPEVQADDVIPTHAGVRAQALMNDGMLVDDFLIVDGERAMHVCNAPSPAATASLEIGKAIADRVRDRLGMSNEIRLSV, from the coding sequence ATGTACGACTTTACAATTATTGGGGGTGGCATTGTCGGACTTTCTGCCGCCCTCCATTTAACCCAAAGTTACCCAAATGCCAAGATTCTCGTCCTCGAAAAAGAGGGAGAATGGGCATTTCATCAAACGGGAAATAATAGCGGGGTCATTCACTCAGGAATTTATTATAAACCCGGTAGTTTCAAAGCGAAATTCTGCCGCGACGGTCAACGTTCCATGGTCGAATTTTGCCAAAAACACGGCATCAATTACGAAATTTGCGGTAAAGTCATCGTCGCGACCGAAGCCAAAGAATTGCCATTGTTAGACAAACTTTACCAACGGGGTTTAGACAATGGCATTCCCGTTGCTAAAATTTCCGGGGAAGAAGTGAAAGAGATCGAACCTTACGTCAATTGTTTGGCGGGGATTCGGGTCGAATCGACGGGAATTGTAGACTATCGCGGCGTCTGTCAAAAGTATGTCGAATTAGTTGAAAATTGGGGCGGGGAATTGCGCCTCAATACTAAAGTTGAGGAGATCCAGCATCGAAGCGGGGAATTAGTTATCGAGACGAATGGGGGTGAATTTTCGACGCGGTTCGCGATTAATTGTGCGGGACTGCACAGCGATCGCATCGCCCTTTTGGAAGGGGTCGATCCCCAAGCTAAAATCATTCCCTTTCGCGGTGAATATTACGAATTAAAGCCAGAAAAACGATATTTAGTTAAAAACCTCATTTATCCCGTTCCCAACCCTGATTTTCCCTTCCTCGGGGTTCACTTCACCCGGGCGATTGACGGGTCGGTTCACGCCGGACCGAATGCGGTACTCAGTTTCAAACGGGAAGGGTATCGAAAAACCGATTTTGACTGGCAAGATTTTGTCGAAATTATGACTTATCCGGGATTGTGGAAACTGGCGGCAAAATATGGCAATGAAGGGGTGAAAGAAATTGTGCGATCGCTGAGTAAAACTGTTTTCGTTCGCAGTTTGCAACGGTTAATTCCGGAAGTTCAGGCGGATGATGTGATTCCAACTCATGCGGGAGTTCGGGCCCAAGCTTTGATGAATGATGGGATGTTGGTCGATGATTTTTTAATCGTCGATGGAGAACGGGCGATGCATGTTTGTAACGCCCCTTCTCCGGCGGCGACGGCTTCTTTAGAAATCGGAAAAGCGATCGCCGATCGCGTCCGAGACCGTCTCGGAATGTCCAATGAAATCCGTTTATCGGTATAA
- a CDS encoding VanZ family protein: MKLMRDRPQLNWNHRLEKAALPIFIGGFLFVAIATLFPFDFYLPDRFSLPNLLDSFHLAPSRQTAFKDLVENLILFLPLGFGASGLLAKTQLNPRIQLSLILICSAFFSSTIETLQAFLPSRHPTGTDILTNTIGSGLGYFTFCHWRFQLAQAIARILRRIQRGSTVKNLSFIYWGYFLIILIISSAVQTTTNLSNWNTDYPLIIGNEATGDRPWNGSISQLAIADRTLSEPEINTLFQQESKFSLNSSSWLISYQFDRPNPWQSRDEILLPLLTPSKSLKPEKDGVLNLNPDRWLQTERSAKNLIKILRQQHQFSLMLTLATLEDRQSGPARIVSLSKTPFERNLTLGQEENDLVFRLRTPITGRNGMNPEFVVPNFFSDRQFHRLLIAYDGANLAFYRDRPTPLSEIRLTPDFILFRYLLLNFEESVLRLDAPNAIVYCIFYYSVVFIPLGSLAAIIGYLRFRDRPWIARLLIFLGTILPGFLLELLLSRIRGTAMAGDRLLWSWAIASLAVWGVMRYVRVRSLNTD, encoded by the coding sequence ATGAAGCTGATGCGCGATCGCCCCCAACTTAATTGGAATCATAGACTAGAAAAAGCGGCTTTACCAATTTTTATTGGTGGCTTTCTTTTCGTGGCGATCGCCACTTTATTTCCTTTCGATTTTTACCTACCCGATCGCTTCTCACTGCCAAATTTATTAGACAGCTTTCATTTAGCCCCTTCTCGACAAACGGCATTTAAAGATTTAGTTGAAAATTTAATCTTATTTCTACCCCTAGGATTCGGCGCGAGTGGGTTACTAGCAAAAACCCAGTTAAACCCTCGCATTCAGTTGAGTTTAATCTTAATTTGTAGTGCTTTTTTCTCGTCTACTATTGAAACATTGCAAGCCTTTTTACCCTCACGACATCCCACGGGAACGGACATTTTAACCAACACGATCGGATCGGGGTTGGGCTATTTTACATTTTGCCATTGGCGATTTCAATTAGCGCAGGCGATCGCCCGAATCCTGCGTCGAATTCAGCGAGGAAGTACGGTTAAAAATTTAAGTTTTATTTATTGGGGATATTTTCTAATTATTTTAATCATCTCCAGTGCAGTTCAGACGACTACCAATCTGAGCAACTGGAATACAGATTATCCCTTAATTATTGGCAATGAAGCGACGGGCGATCGCCCGTGGAACGGTTCAATCTCTCAATTAGCGATCGCCGATCGCACGTTGTCCGAACCAGAAATCAATACCCTATTTCAACAAGAATCTAAATTCTCACTCAATTCATCATCTTGGCTAATTTCTTATCAGTTCGATCGCCCCAATCCCTGGCAAAGTCGCGATGAAATTTTACTGCCCTTGTTGACTCCATCAAAATCATTAAAGCCCGAAAAAGACGGAGTGTTAAACTTGAATCCCGATCGCTGGCTGCAAACAGAAAGATCGGCGAAAAACTTGATAAAAATTCTCCGTCAACAACATCAGTTTAGCTTGATGTTGACTTTAGCCACTCTCGAAGATCGACAAAGTGGCCCGGCGCGCATTGTTTCCCTATCAAAAACGCCTTTTGAGCGCAATTTAACCCTGGGACAAGAAGAAAACGATTTGGTATTTCGGTTGCGAACGCCAATCACCGGACGGAATGGAATGAATCCGGAATTTGTCGTTCCTAACTTTTTTAGCGATCGCCAATTTCATCGCTTACTGATCGCTTACGATGGCGCAAATTTAGCGTTTTATCGCGATCGCCCAACGCCTTTATCTGAAATTCGTTTAACTCCAGATTTTATTTTATTTCGCTATTTATTATTAAATTTTGAAGAGTCAGTTTTACGCTTAGATGCACCAAATGCGATCGTTTATTGCATTTTCTATTACAGTGTAGTTTTTATTCCTCTGGGAAGTTTAGCAGCAATTATCGGATATTTACGATTTCGCGATCGCCCTTGGATAGCTCGTTTGCTGATTTTTTTGGGAACAATTTTGCCGGGGTTTTTGCTGGAATTGCTGTTAAGTCGCATTCGCGGAACTGCGATGGCGGGCGATCGCCTGTTGTGGAGTTGGGCGATCGCGAGTTTAGCGGTTTGGGGAGTGATGAGATATGTTAGAGTGCGCTCCCTTAACACTGATTAA
- a CDS encoding class I SAM-dependent methyltransferase — MNSNNNKHECQVCGQAELEPFFKMLEVPIYCNLLWSQREGAIACPKGDIELAFCPNCGFIYNTSFNPEQLDYSQEYENSLHYSPRFQQYADDLAKRLIQQYDLHGKDIIEVGSGKGDFLVALCQFGDNRGVGFDPTYIPRSEHHPMAEKVTFVCDYYSEKYREYQADLICCRHTLEHVPDPNRLLNSLRAAIGDRLDTAVFFEVPNALHTFQNLAVWDIIYEHCGYFSPASLTHSFIASGFTVKAVEETFESQFLTLDALPTDGNGSVGEKNGAEVTSLARDLAEFKNKFDKLVATWQEKLGAIAETGKKAVVWGAGSKGVTFLNILKAHEAIAYIVDINPRKQGMYVPGTGQPIVAPEFLKEYQPDLVIVMNPIYQAEISEQVASFGVNAEVISV, encoded by the coding sequence ATGAATTCTAACAATAATAAACACGAGTGTCAGGTATGCGGTCAAGCTGAATTGGAACCCTTTTTCAAAATGCTAGAGGTTCCAATTTACTGTAATTTATTATGGTCGCAACGGGAAGGGGCGATCGCCTGTCCGAAAGGAGATATTGAATTAGCATTTTGTCCAAATTGCGGGTTTATTTACAATACCTCATTTAACCCGGAACAGTTGGACTATTCCCAAGAATATGAAAATTCGCTGCACTATTCTCCCCGGTTTCAACAATATGCGGACGATCTGGCAAAACGGCTGATTCAACAGTACGATTTGCACGGCAAAGATATTATCGAAGTTGGCAGTGGTAAGGGCGATTTTCTCGTCGCTTTATGTCAATTTGGCGACAATCGAGGGGTCGGGTTCGATCCGACTTACATCCCGCGATCGGAACATCATCCAATGGCGGAGAAAGTGACTTTTGTCTGCGATTATTATTCAGAAAAATATCGAGAGTATCAAGCCGATTTAATTTGCTGTCGCCATACCTTAGAACACGTTCCCGATCCGAATCGCTTGTTAAACTCCCTACGGGCGGCAATCGGCGATCGCCTGGATACGGCGGTATTTTTTGAAGTTCCCAATGCCTTACATACGTTCCAAAATTTAGCCGTTTGGGATATTATTTACGAGCATTGCGGTTATTTTTCTCCTGCATCTTTAACCCACAGTTTTATCGCGTCTGGATTTACTGTTAAAGCAGTTGAAGAAACCTTTGAAAGCCAGTTTTTGACCTTAGATGCGTTACCGACCGATGGAAACGGATCGGTTGGGGAGAAAAACGGCGCGGAAGTTACCAGTTTAGCGCGCGATCTTGCAGAATTTAAGAACAAGTTCGATAAGTTAGTCGCAACTTGGCAGGAAAAATTAGGGGCGATCGCCGAAACAGGAAAAAAGGCGGTGGTTTGGGGTGCCGGATCGAAGGGAGTGACCTTTTTAAATATTCTCAAAGCTCATGAGGCGATCGCCTATATTGTCGATATCAATCCCCGCAAGCAGGGAATGTACGTTCCGGGAACGGGTCAGCCGATCGTTGCGCCGGAATTTCTCAAGGAATATCAGCCAGATTTAGTGATTGTAATGAATCCGATTTATCAGGCAGAAATTAGCGAGCAGGTGGCGAGTTTTGGCGTTAATGCAGAAGTAATCTCTGTTTGA
- a CDS encoding glutathione S-transferase family protein — translation MNFCKICYTWGSGLNNPGANMTIELYQFEVSQYSEKVRLILDYKGLDYRKIEVTPGVGQLEIYQMSGQRQVPVIKDGNRVVADSTAIAKYLDETYPDRPLIPTAPKSRALTLMMEEWADESIGAKSRLLLFSGLKDQSFRSALLPPNTPELVKNLVEAVPSEVLQAVGFGIGASPEAVQAAETAIQQDLEALCLLLQDSPYLTGDTPTLADFSVAGLSMLLKFPEGNYLDLPEQLQGKGVPGIADNPLYETFFTWRDRLYAEYRQPRIPTTTAQAGQPTSINIE, via the coding sequence ATGAATTTTTGTAAAATTTGCTATACCTGGGGAAGTGGACTCAACAATCCAGGAGCGAACATGACCATCGAACTGTATCAATTTGAAGTGTCGCAATATAGCGAGAAAGTCCGGCTAATTCTGGATTACAAGGGGTTGGACTATCGCAAAATCGAGGTCACTCCCGGGGTGGGACAGCTCGAAATTTATCAGATGTCGGGTCAGCGACAAGTCCCGGTGATTAAGGACGGTAACCGGGTGGTTGCGGATTCGACGGCGATCGCCAAATATTTAGATGAAACCTATCCAGATCGCCCGTTAATTCCAACTGCCCCGAAATCTCGCGCCCTGACGCTGATGATGGAAGAATGGGCCGACGAGTCGATTGGCGCCAAAAGTCGCCTGCTGCTGTTTAGCGGGTTGAAAGACCAAAGCTTCCGCAGTGCGCTGTTACCGCCGAATACGCCGGAATTGGTCAAAAACTTGGTCGAAGCGGTCCCCTCGGAGGTGTTGCAGGCGGTTGGATTTGGCATTGGTGCCAGTCCGGAAGCGGTACAAGCGGCGGAAACGGCTATTCAGCAGGATTTAGAGGCCCTTTGCTTGTTGTTGCAAGACAGCCCCTATTTAACCGGGGATACGCCGACGCTGGCTGATTTTAGCGTGGCTGGTTTGTCGATGTTGTTGAAATTCCCGGAAGGAAACTATCTGGATTTACCGGAACAATTGCAGGGTAAAGGGGTGCCGGGAATTGCGGACAATCCGCTATACGAAACCTTTTTCACCTGGCGCGATCGCCTGTACGCCGAGTATCGTCAACCGCGCATTCCGACGACGACGGCCCAGGCGGGACAACCGACTTCAATTAATATTGAATAA
- a CDS encoding CDP-alcohol phosphatidyltransferase family protein has translation MDIQSHQRVNDILLAPLERPLLQWFAARMPLWVTPDRLTGIGLLGALSIGASYGATQWNSNFLWLANVGFFLNWFGDGLDGTLARYRRIERPKYGFFVDHTVDAIAQLAIVLGLGCSPYFTFSIACLGLIGYLLMSILVYVRTCVDGVFQISYGKIGPTEVRLLLVILNVIIYFVGSVTIALPFATISVYDFLALTVAIALILTFIISSFRYARILAKIDP, from the coding sequence ATGGATATTCAATCGCATCAAAGAGTTAACGATATTTTACTCGCCCCTTTAGAAAGACCGTTATTGCAGTGGTTTGCCGCGCGGATGCCACTTTGGGTTACTCCGGATCGGTTAACGGGAATTGGGCTGTTAGGGGCGCTGTCGATCGGTGCGAGTTATGGGGCGACCCAGTGGAATTCTAACTTTTTGTGGTTGGCGAATGTGGGTTTTTTCCTCAATTGGTTTGGGGACGGTTTGGACGGAACTTTAGCGCGATATCGCCGCATCGAACGACCGAAATATGGTTTTTTTGTGGATCATACGGTGGATGCGATCGCCCAACTGGCGATCGTTTTGGGGTTGGGATGCTCGCCCTATTTCACCTTTTCGATCGCCTGTTTGGGATTAATCGGTTATTTGTTAATGTCGATTCTGGTTTACGTCCGCACTTGTGTCGATGGCGTTTTCCAAATTTCTTACGGTAAAATTGGACCGACGGAAGTGCGGTTGCTGCTTGTTATTTTAAATGTCATTATTTATTTTGTCGGTTCGGTAACGATCGCCCTACCCTTTGCGACAATTTCTGTTTACGATTTCTTGGCTTTGACTGTGGCGATCGCCCTGATTTTAACCTTTATCATTTCCAGCTTTCGCTACGCTCGCATCCTGGCCAAAATCGATCCGTAA